Proteins from a genomic interval of Rhodothermus marinus:
- the hypD gene encoding hydrogenase formation protein HypD produces the protein MKFIDEYRDREAALRYARLIAKITTRPWTIMEVCGGQTHAIVRFGIDELLPPGVTLVHGPGCPVCVTPVELIDKAIAIASMPGVIFCSFGDMLRVPGTQGDLFSVKARGGDVRIVYSPLDAVQLAARNPDREVVFFAVGFETTAPANALAVLQAHRMGLKNFSMLVAHVLVPPAMEAILQSPNNRVQGFLAAGHVCTVMGYREYEPIAKKYRVPIVVTGFEPLDLLQGLYMCIRQLEEGRYEVENQYTRSVRRQGNEAAQQHIREVFEIVPRKWRGIGELPQSGLGLRAPYQAYDAERKFGVVAHTAEEASECIAGEVLQGAKKPTECPVFGTRCTPEHPLGAPMVSSEGACAAYYRYRRFTEKQTATP, from the coding sequence ATGAAATTCATCGACGAATACCGCGATCGCGAGGCCGCACTGCGCTACGCCCGGCTGATCGCGAAGATCACCACGCGGCCCTGGACGATCATGGAGGTTTGCGGCGGCCAGACGCACGCCATCGTGCGCTTCGGCATCGACGAGTTGCTCCCGCCGGGCGTGACGCTCGTGCACGGCCCCGGCTGTCCGGTCTGCGTGACGCCCGTCGAACTGATCGACAAAGCCATCGCCATCGCGTCGATGCCCGGCGTGATTTTCTGCTCGTTCGGCGACATGCTCCGCGTGCCGGGTACGCAGGGCGATCTGTTCTCGGTCAAAGCGCGCGGCGGCGACGTCCGGATCGTCTATTCGCCGCTCGACGCCGTGCAACTGGCCGCCCGCAACCCGGATCGGGAGGTGGTCTTTTTCGCCGTCGGTTTCGAGACGACGGCCCCGGCCAATGCGCTGGCCGTGCTGCAGGCCCATCGCATGGGGCTGAAAAACTTTTCGATGCTGGTGGCGCACGTGCTCGTGCCGCCGGCCATGGAGGCCATCCTGCAATCTCCAAACAACCGCGTGCAGGGCTTTCTGGCGGCCGGCCATGTGTGTACGGTGATGGGTTACCGGGAGTACGAGCCCATTGCGAAAAAGTACCGGGTGCCGATCGTGGTGACGGGCTTCGAGCCACTCGACCTGCTGCAGGGTCTCTACATGTGCATCCGTCAGCTCGAAGAAGGACGCTACGAGGTGGAGAACCAGTACACGCGCTCGGTGCGACGCCAGGGCAACGAAGCGGCTCAGCAGCATATCCGGGAGGTGTTCGAGATCGTGCCGCGCAAGTGGCGGGGCATCGGCGAGTTGCCTCAGAGCGGGCTGGGCCTGCGGGCGCCCTACCAGGCCTATGACGCCGAGCGCAAGTTCGGCGTGGTGGCGCACACGGCCGAGGAAGCGTCGGAATGCATTGCCGGCGAGGTGCTGCAGGGTGCGAAAAAGCCGACCGAGTGCCCGGTGTTTGGCACGCGCTGCACGCCCGAGCATCCGCTGGGCGCTCCCATGGTGTCGTCCGAGGGTGCCTGCGCCGCCTACTACCGGTATCGTCGGTTCACCGAAAAACAGACGGCTACGCCATGA
- the hypE gene encoding hydrogenase expression/formation protein HypE, protein MSDGNGFTPVCPLPIQEYPHVLLAHGGGGRLMHQLIDAIASTFASAELARRHDGAALRIGDMRLAFTTDAFVVQPLFFPGGDIGKLAVCGTVNDLAMCGARPLYLSVSFILEEGLSMETLGRVVASMQAAAHEAGVEIVTGDTKVVDRGKGDGIFISTAGIGVIEHDRPVGPEAVRPGDAVLLSGDIGRHGIAIMAVREGLAFETEITSDCAPLAAPVLKLLEAGVEVHCLRDLTRGGLAAALVEIAQTASLHIQLDEAAIPVRPEVQSACELLGIDPLYVANEGRFVAFVPEAEAERALSILQAEPVSADARVIGHVTADGPAGLVTLRTAIGTTRVLDLLSGEQLPRIC, encoded by the coding sequence ATGAGCGACGGGAACGGCTTCACTCCGGTCTGTCCGCTCCCCATCCAGGAGTACCCCCACGTGCTGCTGGCGCACGGAGGCGGCGGCCGCCTGATGCACCAGCTCATCGACGCCATCGCAAGCACGTTTGCCAGCGCGGAGCTGGCCCGCCGCCACGACGGGGCCGCGCTGCGCATCGGCGATATGCGGCTGGCCTTCACGACCGATGCCTTTGTGGTCCAACCGCTGTTCTTCCCCGGCGGTGACATTGGCAAGCTGGCCGTTTGCGGTACGGTGAACGATCTGGCCATGTGCGGTGCCCGTCCGCTGTACCTGAGCGTCAGCTTCATCCTCGAAGAAGGGCTGTCCATGGAAACGCTCGGGCGCGTGGTGGCCTCGATGCAGGCGGCCGCCCACGAGGCCGGCGTCGAGATCGTCACCGGCGACACGAAGGTAGTCGATCGCGGCAAGGGCGACGGCATCTTCATCAGCACGGCCGGCATCGGGGTGATCGAACACGATCGCCCAGTCGGTCCCGAAGCCGTGCGGCCGGGCGATGCGGTGCTGCTCAGCGGCGACATCGGCCGCCACGGTATCGCCATCATGGCCGTACGCGAAGGCCTGGCCTTCGAGACCGAGATCACAAGCGACTGCGCACCGCTGGCCGCGCCCGTGCTGAAGCTGCTGGAAGCCGGCGTCGAGGTACATTGTCTGCGCGACCTGACGCGGGGTGGCCTGGCCGCGGCTCTGGTGGAAATCGCTCAGACGGCCAGTCTGCACATCCAGCTCGACGAGGCGGCCATTCCCGTGCGCCCGGAAGTGCAGAGCGCCTGCGAACTGCTGGGAATCGACCCGCTCTACGTGGCCAACGAAGGGCGCTTTGTGGCCTTCGTGCCTGAAGCCGAGGCAGAACGGGCCCTGTCGATTCTGCAGGCGGAACCGGTCAGCGCCGATGCCCGCGTGATCGGCCACGTGACGGCCGACGGCCCGGCCGGGCTGGTCACGCTCCGCACGGCCATCGGCACCACACGCGTGCTCGACCTCCTCAGCGGCGAACAACTCCCCCGGATCTGTTGA